TTTGCCTATTCTACGGATAATAAACGTTATCATACATGGAATTATCATTTACGTCAGCACTTTGGACATAAGGTTTTTAAGGTTGCTTTAGATGGAGGTTTTGATTGTCCTAATCGAGATGGTACTGTTGCACATGGTGGTTGCACCTTTTGTAGTGCTGCAGGGTCTGGTGATTTTGCAGGTAATCGTGCAGATCATCTTATTACGCAATTTCATGAAATCAAAGATAAAATGCATACAAAATGGAAGAACGGAAAGTATATGGCTTATTTTCAAGCCTATACAAATACACATGCTCCGGTAGAAGTGTTAAGAGAAAAGTTTGAATCTGTTCTCGCTCAAGAAGATGTGGTAGGTCTTTCTATTGCAACACGACCAGATTGTTTACCTGATGATGTGGTTGAATACTTGGCAGAATTAAATCAGCGTACGTATCTTTGGGTTGAGCTTGGTTTGCAAACTGTTCACGAACGAACAGCCCTTCTCATTAATCGTGCCCATGATTTTCAATGCTATGTTGATGGCGTGAAAAAATTACGTAAACACGGAATTAGAGTGTGTTCTCATATTATTAACGGATTACCACTAGAAAATAATGAAATGATGATGGAAACCGCAAAAGCAGTTGCAAACCTTGATGTGCAAGGAATTAAAATCCACCTTTTACACTTATTAAAAGGAACACCTATGGTTAAACAATACGAAAAAGGAAAGCTTGAGTTTTTAGGTTTAGAAGAATATGTGAATCTTGTTTGTGATCAATTGGAATTACTTCCACCCGAGATGATTGTTCATCGTATTACAGGTGATGGGCCGATTGATCTTATGATTGGGCCTATGTGGAGTGTAAACAAGTGGAATGTTTTAAATTCGATTGATGCCGAATTAAAACGAAGAAATAGCTTTCAAGGAAAATATTATCGTAAAACAGAGGTACTTTCTTAATGAAGTTAAAACGTATATTGCCTTTTGCCAAACAATTATTAGAAGAAGCAATTAATGAGGGAGATATTGTTGTTGATGCTACAATTGGTAATGGTCACGATACTGTTTTTCTAGCACAACTCGTTGGAAAACAAGGTCATGTTTACGGATTTGATATTCAAGAACAGGCTCTTCTCAATACAGTGGAACGACTGAAAACAAATAACCTTCAAGAAAGAGTCACACTTTCTCAACAAGGACACCATTTTATTTCATCAGTTATACCTGAAGAAAAGCATGGGCTTATAAGTGGGGCTATGTTTAATCTAGGTTATTTACCAGGTGGAGATCCTTCTATTGTTACGAATTTTGAAACAACAATATCAGCTATTAAACAGCTGTTACATGTGATGAAACCTGAAGGAATGATTGTCATTGTTGTTTATCATGGTCATCCTGAAGGAAAGATAGAACGAGACGAGCTTATGAGCTTTGTTGAAAGAATCGATTCAAGTGTAGCTCATGTTTTAAAATATCAATTTATAAACAAACAAAATAATCCACCATATATTGTTGCGATTGAAAAATGTTAGAGGCGCCCTCATTAGGCGCCTTTTAGTTCATTAGGAACTTTTTTTCCAAGGGAATTTTTGAATTGTACGATATGCTCTTCCATTAAAATAAAAGAAAAAAGAGGTTATTCCACCTAACTTTATTAATCTTTTTGCTAATTTATTAAGCTCTTTCCTTGATGCAACCTTATCATCTGATAAATACACTCCAAGTAATCCCCGATTAATCAAGCGATGAAAATTCTCATGTGGAATCCCTTTCAAGTGAATATCTGCCTTCTCAACGAAGTACTCCAATCTATTGATCATGACTTCTTCTGACGAATAATAGCTACAAAAATTCAAGTCTCCACCCTGTTGATCCTCTTCTTGGTCAATTAAATAATCGAGCAGAATATGAAGACCCTGGATATAAGGGAAATAGCTGTCCATTATTTGTTTAGCTTGATTCTCTTCAAACCCTTCTTGAAAAGCATATGCTACTAAACAAAAAATACCAAGAGTTGATCCTGTACAAGCTGAAAACTCATACCATTCCATTTGGGGTACATTTCCTCTATGTCGTTCAAACCAATCCTCAAGGCGTGACACTCGTTCATCCTTTTTAACATGCTTATGTACCTGAAGATCGCAATAATAATTTGATAATTCTAGTAAATACTTTGATATCAAAGGATAGTGTTGTAAGTCCGATAAAACATTTTGACATGTTTGAACTAACTCATGAAGATAGCCACCATCATCCTGATCTTCCCTAAATTGGTAATAATTTTTACAAGGAGCACCGCATGATAAAGCATCTAACATAGACTGGTGAAGCATGCGAAAATCAACAGGATCCAGAGAAGTACTTCGATCACAAAGATTATCTAGATAATCACTTATTGTTTGATAAGCAACAATAAATTCGATGCATTGCTGTTTATGCTGACCTGAAATCATTGATAAAATTGCTCCACCTTCACAGTGAAACTCTTTTTCCTGTATACTATTTAATGCTTGTATCCTTAATTCCCTATTCGGTATGCTTTCTGCTTTCTCTTTCCAATGCTTTATATAAAAATGGGTGATGGGAAATATTTCTTTATATACCTTAGTCATTAACCTAATCGGATGCTGGGGTACTGTCAAAGGGGTTGTCACCTCTTGTATATAGAATAAAGTTAAAGCATTTTATAGTGTTTTACTTTTGATCATGTGAATGGGCGTCAAAAAACCTCTTCGCCGTTTCAAAAACTATTTCTTGCTCTGGCTCATTAAAAATTTCATGATAAAGCCCTTTCCACTCTTTATAATTTTTCTCATGAAGATCTACTTTGTTAAACCATGCTTTCACAAGTGACTTGTCAACAATCTTGTCTGCGCCGCCTTGCATAAGTAGTAACGGTACATCCTGAAATTTACCAACCTGATTTTGTGCTTCTTCCATAGCCTTTATTAACTCACGGTACCATCTTACGGAAACCTTTGTCACATATAAAGAATCATTTTCATCAATCTCCTGTACAGCTTTACTTCGAGTAGCAAGACCAACATTCAATTGTGACTGTACTTTAAAAGATGGCATAATTAAATTCAAGCCTCTTGAAGCAAGCTCAAGCGCCTTATTAGGTTTAAATAATATTCCCAAGCAAGGAGACGATAGAATTACTGCCTTCACATCATGATGCTTTTCCTGCAAGGCACGAATAACAATAAGGCCTCCCATGCTATGACCTAATAAAAATAGCGGAGCACCAAATTTCTTTGCTTCCGTAATCCACTCATTCACTTCTTTTATATATTCATCAAAAGATTCTATGTGTCCTCTTCTTCTGGTTGTAGTTCCTTGACCTGGTAAATCACCGATTACAACATGATATCCAGCTAATCTCCACATTTCTACAAGCATTTTATAGCGACCATGATGTTCAGCAGCTCCATGGACAATAACAATACATCCCTTTACATCATCTGTTTCAGCTTCCCATTTCCACATAATGCTGCCTCTCCTTTCACTATCTTCTCTTTTTAAATATCTATGGAAATCAACATTTTAGTATTATAAACCAGTGGTATAATAAACGAATAAAAGTATATTCTTTCCATTAGAAAGGAATGACAAACATGATTTATCCATTTAAAGACAAAGAGCCCCAAATCTCTGAATCAGCTTTCATTGCAGATTATGTAACAATTACCGGTGATGTAATTGTCGGAGATGAATCAAGCATATGGTTTCAAACAGTCATCCGCGGAGATGTTTCACCAACAATTATAGGTAAGCGTGTGAATATTCAGGATTTATGTTGTCTTCATCAAAGTCCTAACAAACCACTAATCCTCGAAGATGACGTGACTGTTGGCCATAGTGTCGTTCTACATAGTAGCATTATTCGCAAGAAAGCTTTAATTGGTATGGGTTCCATCATTTTAGATGGTGCAGAAATTGGTGAAGGAGCCTTTATTGGAGCAGGTAGTCTTGTTCCTCCCGGAAAAAAAATACCCCCTAACACGCTTGCTCTTGGTCGACCAGCAAAGGTTGTAAGATCACTAACTCAAGAAGATATAAAAGATATGGAACGAATCCGTCGTGAATATGTTGAAAAAGGACAATATTATAAATCCATAAAAAAATAGGCACCATGAATAATTTTTATGGATTTGCACATTACATAAAGTCTTTTTAAAGAATAAAAAATTCACCAATGAAACTTGGCGATAAGCCAAGTTTTTCTAATCTTTCTTATTATGTTACCACCCTCTACCTTTCCATACCACTTTCAAAATCTTCTTTCATAAATTGTTTAAAAATGACTCAGGACAGACACAAATGCCTCTACTTCTTACATATTATACCTATCTTAAGAAAATAATTTCATTTCATAATGTTTATTTAGCTATCATTAATTTTTTGAAAATTATGTGAAGCAATTTTTTACA
This genomic stretch from Metabacillus sp. B2-18 harbors:
- a CDS encoding TIGR01212 family radical SAM protein (This family includes YhcC from E. coli K-12, an uncharacterized radical SAM protein.), encoding MKQSSSFAYSTDNKRYHTWNYHLRQHFGHKVFKVALDGGFDCPNRDGTVAHGGCTFCSAAGSGDFAGNRADHLITQFHEIKDKMHTKWKNGKYMAYFQAYTNTHAPVEVLREKFESVLAQEDVVGLSIATRPDCLPDDVVEYLAELNQRTYLWVELGLQTVHERTALLINRAHDFQCYVDGVKKLRKHGIRVCSHIINGLPLENNEMMMETAKAVANLDVQGIKIHLLHLLKGTPMVKQYEKGKLEFLGLEEYVNLVCDQLELLPPEMIVHRITGDGPIDLMIGPMWSVNKWNVLNSIDAELKRRNSFQGKYYRKTEVLS
- a CDS encoding class I SAM-dependent methyltransferase, whose product is MKLKRILPFAKQLLEEAINEGDIVVDATIGNGHDTVFLAQLVGKQGHVYGFDIQEQALLNTVERLKTNNLQERVTLSQQGHHFISSVIPEEKHGLISGAMFNLGYLPGGDPSIVTNFETTISAIKQLLHVMKPEGMIVIVVYHGHPEGKIERDELMSFVERIDSSVAHVLKYQFINKQNNPPYIVAIEKC
- a CDS encoding tetraprenyl-beta-curcumene synthase family protein; translation: MTVPQHPIRLMTKVYKEIFPITHFYIKHWKEKAESIPNRELRIQALNSIQEKEFHCEGGAILSMISGQHKQQCIEFIVAYQTISDYLDNLCDRSTSLDPVDFRMLHQSMLDALSCGAPCKNYYQFREDQDDGGYLHELVQTCQNVLSDLQHYPLISKYLLELSNYYCDLQVHKHVKKDERVSRLEDWFERHRGNVPQMEWYEFSACTGSTLGIFCLVAYAFQEGFEENQAKQIMDSYFPYIQGLHILLDYLIDQEEDQQGGDLNFCSYYSSEEVMINRLEYFVEKADIHLKGIPHENFHRLINRGLLGVYLSDDKVASRKELNKLAKRLIKLGGITSFFFYFNGRAYRTIQKFPWKKSS
- a CDS encoding alpha/beta hydrolase is translated as MWKWEAETDDVKGCIVIVHGAAEHHGRYKMLVEMWRLAGYHVVIGDLPGQGTTTRRRGHIESFDEYIKEVNEWITEAKKFGAPLFLLGHSMGGLIVIRALQEKHHDVKAVILSSPCLGILFKPNKALELASRGLNLIMPSFKVQSQLNVGLATRSKAVQEIDENDSLYVTKVSVRWYRELIKAMEEAQNQVGKFQDVPLLLMQGGADKIVDKSLVKAWFNKVDLHEKNYKEWKGLYHEIFNEPEQEIVFETAKRFFDAHSHDQK
- a CDS encoding gamma carbonic anhydrase, whose product is MIYPFKDKEPQISESAFIADYVTITGDVIVGDESSIWFQTVIRGDVSPTIIGKRVNIQDLCCLHQSPNKPLILEDDVTVGHSVVLHSSIIRKKALIGMGSIILDGAEIGEGAFIGAGSLVPPGKKIPPNTLALGRPAKVVRSLTQEDIKDMERIRREYVEKGQYYKSIKK